CCGGGACGGTGGTGAGATGCCGCACACTGGAGCGATGACCGGGTTGCTGGTGTGTGCCGTGGTGCTCGTGCTGGCGAGCGGGTTCGGCCTGCTCCGGGCCCGGCGGGACGGGAGGCTGCGGGTGCGGGCGAAGGACGGGGCGGTGGTGCTGACCACCGGGGACCTCGGGGCGGAGTTGGGGGAGCGGGCCACGCTGGTGCAGTTCTCCAGCGCGTTCTGCCAGCCGTGCCGGGCGACCCGGCGGGTGCTGGCCGAGGTGGTGGGTCTGGTGCCGGGGGTGGCGCACGTCGAGGTGGACGCCGAGGAGCAGCTCGATCTGGTCCGCCGGCTGGACATCCTCCGGACGCCGACCGTGCTGGTGCTGGACGCGGGCGGCCGGGAGGTCCGCCGGGCCTCGGGTCAGCCGCGCCGGGCGGATGTGATCGCCGCGCTGGGCGAGGCGATCTGACGCAGTCTCCGCCGGCCGCTGCAGCGCGAAGTGGGCAGGGCGGCCAGGGCATCTGAGGGGTCGTCCGACCCCGTCCGGCCAGGTGAATCTGTCAAGACCGTTCAATCTCACAGTCGATCTGCCGCCCGGTCGGGGGGCAGGCGGCCCGGCCTGGGGCAGGATGGGGCGCAGACGGCAGTGCGGCCGTTCCGGGCCCTCCGTGGCCAGGGGCGACGCGGGGTGCGGAGCACTCGACCGGGCTTCGGCAGAGCTAAGCTACTGGCCAGTAGTGACGGCTAAGCTACTCGCGAGTATGCTGCCAGCAAGTTCCGGACGGGCACAGGAATCCGCTGCCCGGAGCGGGTGCGTGACGAGTTCGCGCCCGCTTGCACAGCCGCAGCCGCCGGACGAGACCAGTACAGGAGACAGGCCGTGAGCTTGAGGATCGTTGTCTGTGTGAAGTACGTGCCCGACGCGACCGGTGACCGTCGCTTCGCGGACGACACCACCACCGACCGGGACGCCGTGGACGGCCTCCTGTCGGAGCTGGACGAGTACGGCGTGGAGCAGGCCCTGCGCATCGCCGAAACCCACGGCGACGCCGAGGTCACCGTCCTGACGGTGGGCCCCGACGACGCCAAGGACGCCCTGCGCAAGGCCCTGTCCATGGGCGCCGACAAGGCCGTCCACGTCAACGACGACGACATCCACGGCACCGACGTGATCGGCACCTCCGCCATCATCGCCAAGGCCCTGGAGACCACCGGCTACGACCTCGTCGTGTGCGGCATGGCCTCCACCGACGGCACCATGGGCGTCCTGCCCGCCCTGCTCGCCGAACGCCTCGGCGTCCCCCAGGCCACCCTGCTCTCCGAGGTCACCCTCGACGGGACCACGGTGACCGGCCGCCGCGACGGCGACGCCGCCACCGAGCAGATCTCCGCCCCGCTGCCCGCCGTCATCTCCGTCACCGACCAGTCCGGCGAAGCCCGCTACCCCTCCTTCAAGGGCATCATGGCCGCCAAGAAGAAGCCGGTCACCTCCCTCGACCTCGACGACCTCGGCATCGACGCCGACACCGTCGGCCTCACCGGTGCCTGGACCGCCGTCGAGACGATCACCGCCCGCCCCGCCCGCACCGCCGGCACCATCGTCAAGGACGAGGGCGAGGGCGGCAAGGCCCTGGCCGCCTACCTCGTCGAGCAGAAGTTCATCTAACCCCACACGCGTTAGCGCATCCAACGATCGATCAGGAGCAAGAAATCATGGCTGAGATCCTGGTTCTCGTGGACCACGCCGACGGTGTGGTCCGCAAGCCGGCCCTCGAACTGCTCACCCTGGCCCGCCGCATCGGCGAGCCCTCGGCGGTCGTCCTGGGCGCCGGTGCCGCCGCCACCGACATCGCCGCCAAGGCCGCCGAATACGGCGCCGCCAAGGTGTACACCGCCGACGGCGCCGAGTTCACCGACCAGCTCGTCGTCCCCAAGGTCGACGCGCTGACCCAGATCGCCACCGCGGCCAACGCCGGCGCGGTGCTCGTCACCTCCTCCGGCGAGGGCAAGGAGATCGCCGCCCGCGTCGCCCTGCGCCTGGGCTCCGGCATCATCACCGACGCCGTCGACCTCGAAGCCGGCACCGACGGCAGCCCCGTCGCCACCCAGTCGGTGTTCGCCGCCTCCTTCCAGGTCAAGTCCAAGGTCTCGCACGGCACCCCGGTCATCACCGTCAAGCCCAACTCCACCACCCCGGAGGCCGCCCCGGCCGCCGGCACCGTCGAGACCGCGAGCGTGGAGTTCACCGGCAACGCCGCCACCGTCACCGCCCGCACCCCCCGCGTCTCCTCGGGGCGCCCCGAGCTCACCGAAGCCGCCATCGTCGTCTCGGGTGGCCGCGGCGTCGGCGCAGCCGAAGGCTTCGCCGTCGTCGAGGACCTCGCGGACGCGCTCGGCGCGGCCGTCGGCGCCTCCCGCGCCGCCGTCGACGCCGGCTGGTACCCGCACACCAACCAGGTCGGCCAGACCGGCAAGCAGGTCTCCCCCCAGCTGTACGTCGCGGCCGGCATCTCCGGCGCCATCCAGCACCGCGCCGGCATGCAGACCTCCAAGACCATCGTCGCCATCAACAAGGACCCCGAAGCCCCCATCTTCGAACTCGTCGACTACGGCGTCGTCGGAGACCTCTTCACCGTCCTCCCCCAGCTCACCACCGAGGTCAAGACCCGCAAGGGCTGAGACCGACCGGTACCAGCGGAGCCCCGTCGGAAATTCTCCGGCGGGGCTCCGCCGTGTCCGGCTATGCTTCCCCCGTGTACCTCTCCGATCCGCACTGACGGGCCGTCAGCCGCCCACACCGCGCACCCTGCTGAGCAGGGGCGGCCGGTGGGGCAGGCCACGCCCCCGTCGTGCCCACACGCGCCCGGCTGAGCTTCGGCGCGCCTGTTCATCGGAGATCACCCCATGTCACGCCCCTCCCGGGGCAGCGCTTCCTATCGCGCTGTCCTCACGCTTCCGCACGCCCCGAAGCTCTTCACCGCCGCGATGCTCGCCCGGCTCAGCTACGGCGTCATCGGCCTGCCGCTGCTGCTCGCGCTGTACGAGGGCACCGGCTCGTACGCCGTGGCGGGCACCGTCGCCGGTCTGTTCGGACTGGTCACCGCCCTGCTCGGGCCCGCCCGGGCCCGGCTGGTGGAGCGCCGGCCAGGCGCGCTGACCTGGCTGTCCGTCAGTTACACCCTCCTGCTCGCTGCGCTGGCCACGGCCTGCGCCGTCCACGTGCCCAGCCCGCTGCTCGCCGCCCTCGCGGTGCTGACCGGCGCCTTCCCGCCGCCCGTCGGCCCGTTGATGCGCACGCTCTGGGGCAGGCTGGCGGCCGACGAGGCGCAGCGGCAGTCCGCGCTGAGCCTGGACACGGCGGCGGAGTCCACCGTCTTCGCGCTCGGCCCGCTGCTCGGCGGCTTCCTGGTCGCGGCGCTCGGGGCCCCCGCCGCCGTCGGGGCCTGCACGCTGCTGGTGCTGGTCGGTTTCGGCCTGCTGGCGTCGGCCCTGCGGGGTGCCTCGATGAGCGTGCGCCCCGCGGCGAAGCGCTCCGGAAGTCCCTTGCGGGCGAAGGGATTCGGGCCGCTGCTGCTGCCCGTGCTCGGGACGGCCGCGGCGTTCACCGTGTTCGAGATCGCGATCGTGGCGGCCCGGGGCACCGTGACGGCGGGCGTGCTGACCACGCTGTTCGCGGTCGGCGGCGTCCTCGGCGGGCTGGTCTACGGCGGGTACCGGTGGCGCGGTGCGCTGCGGCACCGGCCGGTGCTGCTCGTCGCGGCGGCCGCCTGCTGCTACGCCGTACCCGCCCTCGACGTGCTGCCCGCCACGGCGGCGGCGGCGCTGTTCGCGGGTGCCTGCGCGGACGTGCTGCTGATCACCGCCTACCAACTCGTCGAGGAGCTCGTCCCCGAGGGGTCCAGGACCGAGGCGGGCGCGTGGGTGAACACCGCCTACAACCTGGGGTCCGCGTTCGGCGCGGCGGCCGGGGGTGTGCTGGTCGACCGGGCCGGGCCGACCACGGCGTTCGGCGGGACGGCCGGGGCGCTCGCGTGCTGCGCGGTGGTCGGGGCGGTGCTGGCGCTGGGCACGGTCCGGCGCCGTACGGCCCCGGCGGCTGCCTGACCGGCGGCCCGGCCCGGCGGTAGAGTCCCGGCCATGGGACTGCTGACGGCACTTGAGGGCGGCCACGGCGACGCCGCCGACGCGCTGCGGATCGACGGACGGCCGCTCTCCTGGGAGCAACTGCTGGGCGCGGCAACGGCGGTGGCCGACCGGGTGGCGGGGGCACCGGCCCTCGCGGTGCTGGCCGGGCCGACCGCCGAGACCGTGGTGGCCACCGTCGGCGGGCTGCTGGCGGGCGTCCCCGTGGTGCCGCTGCCACCGGACTCCGGGCCCAAGGAGCGCGCGCACATCCTGCGCGACTCGGGCGCCACCCTGTTGGCGCTGCCGGTCGGGGCGTCGGCGCCGGACGGGATCGAGCCGCTGCCGGTGGAGCTGACGGCCCGTTCGAGCAGCACGTACGCCGAGCCGGGGGTGGAGGGCACGGCCTTCGTGCTCTACACCTCCGGCACCACCGGGGCGCCGAAGGGCGCGGTGATCCGGCGCGGTGCGGTCGCCGCCGACCTGGACGCGCTGGCCGCCGCCTGGCAGTGGACCGCCGAGGACACCCTGGTGCACGGGCTGCCGCTGTTCCACGTGCACGGGCTGGTGCTGGGGGTGCTGGGCGCGCTGCGCACCGGCAGTCGGCTGGTGCACACCGGCCGGCCCACGCCGGGGGCGTACGCGAAGGCGGGCGGCAGCCTGTACTTCGGGGTGCCGACCGTCTGGTCCCGGATCGCCGCCGACGAACCGTCGGCACGGGCGCTGGCCACCGCCCGCCTGCTGGTCTCCGGCAGTGCCCCGCTGCCGACGCCGGTCTTCGACCGGATCGCCGCGCTCACCGGGCAGGCGCCGATCGAGCGGTACGGCATGACCGAGTCGCTGATCACCGTCTCCACCCGCGCGGACGGCGAGCGCCGCCCCGGCAGCGTCGGGCTGCCGCTGGACGGTGTCCGGACCCGGCTGGTGGCCGAGGACGGCGGCCCGGTGCCACCGGACGGCGAGACGGTCGGCGAACTCCAGGTCGCCGGGCCGACGTTGTTCAGCGGCTACCTCAACCGGCCGGACGCCGACGCCGAGTCGTGGACCGCCGACGGCTGGTTCCGCACCGGGGACGTGGCCACCATCGGCCCGGACGGCTTCCACCGGATCGTCGGCCGGGCCTCGGTGGACCTGATCAAGAGCGGCGGCTACCGGATCGGCGCGGGCGAGGTGGAGGCCGCGCTGCGGGACCACCCGGCGGTGGCCGACGCGGCGGTGATCGGCGCGCCGGACCAGGACCTGGGCCAGGCCGTGGTGGCGTTCGTGATCGCCGACGGGGCGGTGACGGGGGATCAGCTGTCCGCCTTCGTGGCCGAGCGGCTCTCGGTGCACAAGCGGCCCCGCCGGGTGGTGCTGGTGGACGAGCTGCCCAGGAACGCGATGGGCAAGGTGCTCAAGAAGCAGCTGCTGGAGCTGAGCTGACGCTTCGTCAGCAATATGACCTGTGCAGGTCAGAAGATCCGGGTGTGCGGCTGACACATGCCGCACGGCCGGGAACCGACACCCGTACGGGCGGACAGGCATGGGCCGGGCCGTGGCGGGGGACCACCTCGATGGCGCGGACTGGGCTGGGCCGGCAGGGCGGCAGAAGGCGGGGACACTGTGATCGTCTGGGTCAACGGCACGTTCGGAGCGGGCAAGACGAGTGCCTGCCGGGAGTTGGTCGAGCTGCTGCCGGGCAGCGTGCTCTACGACCCCGAGTTGGTCGGCTACGGCCTGCGGCACATCCTGCCCGCGGACCGGATGGCCACCGTCTCCGACTTCCAGGACCTGGCCTCCTGGCGGCGGCTGGTGCCCGAGGTGGCGGCCGCCCTGCTGGCCGAGGTGCCGGGGCCGCTGGTGGTGCCGATGACCCTGCTCCGGGAGGACTACCGGGACGAGATCTTCGGCGGGCTGGCGGCCCGGGGGCTGGCGGTGCACCACTTCGTCCTGGACCCTGCGGAAACGATCCTGCAGGAGCGGATCGAGAACCGGGACGACTGCCCCGGCGACCCGCCGGCCAGCGCCCGGGTCCGCGCCTGGTGCCGGGAGCACCTGCCCCAGTACCGGCTGGCCCGCCGCTGGCTCAGCAGAGACGCCCAACTGGTCGACACCGAGGGCCTGACCCCGCGTCAGACCGCCGAACACCTCGCCGCCCTGGTCAAGGACGGCGTCGCGGTCTGCCCGATCGTGCAGAGCGCCGACACCACCGGCGACACCGTGGCCGCCGCCGTCCTGCTCTTCGACGACCAGGACCGGGTGCTGCTGGTGGACCCCGTCTACAAGCCCGGCTGGGAGTTCCCCGGCGGCGTGGTCGAACGCGGCGAGGCACCCACCGACGCGGCCCTCCGGGAGACCACCGAGGAACTCGGCCTCCGGCTGGAGCCCACCGCCCTGCGCCTGCTCGCGGTGGACTGGGAGCCGCGCACCGGCCCGCGCCGGGGCGGTTTGCGTCTGATGTACGACGGCGGACACCTGGACGCACACGCCCGGAGCGCGCTCCGGCTCCCGGCCGAGGAACTGCGCGGCTGGCGCTTCGTCACCCTGGACGAGGCCGCCACCCTGCTCCCGCCGACCCGCCTGCGCCGGCTGGCCGCCGCCCTGGACGCCCGGGTCAGCGGTGAGCTGCGCTACCTGGAGGCGGGGCTCCGGGCAGCGGTTGGCGCTCCCACGCCGAGGTAGCTGCGCGGCGAGAACCCTCGGCGGCATCTGGCCCCGCTACGGATGGGAACCGGCCGAACTGGTCGGCCGCCCGGTCTGGTGGTATCCCCGGACACACTGGACCGACCCCGCCCCGGAACACCGGCTCGGTGAACGCCACGACGGGCTCCGGCGCGTGCTCGGCGAGGAGCTGGACCTGCTCTGACAGGATGGCCGGGTGCCCTTCACGCTCAGCCACCCGGCCGCCGTGCTCCCGCTGTTGGACGGCACCCGGGCGCGCGGCCCGCTGATCGCGGCCGGGCTGGTGGCCGGGTCGATGGCACCGGACGTACCGTTCTTCGCCGACTCGCTGCTGCGCGGCTGCTACGGCTTCGGCGCCGTCACCCACCGCTGGTGGGCCGTCCCGACGGTGGACGTGCTGATCGCGGGCGGGCTGACCTGGTGGTGGTACGGGCTGGTCCGCCCAGGGCAGTACGACCGCGGGGGATACGGCTGGTTCGCCGTCTCCGCCGCGATCGGCGCTGCCACCCACGTCGGCTGGGACTCCTTCACCCACGAAGGCCGGGCCGGGGTCCGCGCCTTCCCCTTCCTGAACACCGAGTTGGCGGGGCTCCCGCTCTACACCGCGCTCCAGTACGGCAGTTCGGCGCTCGGCCTGGCCCTGCTCGCCCGCCACCGACCGGCCGCGCCCGCGCTGCCCCGGACCGCCGTCGCGGGTCTGGCGCTGGCCACGGCCGCGGGGGTGCTGCACCGGCTGGCCCGCCGGGAGCGCGGCCTGATCGCCGAGCTCTGCTTCGGCGCGGGCGCGGGCCTGGCCGCCGGGCTCACCGTGCACGCGCTCGGCGTGCGGGCGGCCCGGCGGGCCAGGGGTCAGGAGGGCGAACCGGCCTTCAGCGCCGCGTAGTTGCGGAGGAAGAGGGCCTCGGTCAGGGCCATCCGCTCGAGCTCCGAGGGGTCGACGCTCTCGTTGACGGCGTGGATCTGGGTGGTGGGGTCCTCGACGCCGATCAGGATGATCTCGGCGGTGGGGTAGAGGGTGTGCAGGGTGTTGCAGAGCGGGATCGAGCCGCCCTCGCCGGAGGCGACCATCGGGGTGCCGAAGGCGTCCTGCATGGCGGCGCCCATCGCCTCGTAGGCCGGGCCTGTGGTGTCGGCGCTGAACGGGCTGCCGCCGCCGAGGCGTTCGACCTCGGCGTGGGCGCCGAGCGGGACGGCGGCCAGCAGGTGGGCCTCCAGGGCCTCCTGGGCGGTCCCCAGCTCCATGCCCGGCGGGATGCGCAGGCTGACCCGGGCCCGGGCGGTGGAGTGGACGGAGGAGGTGGCGCCGATCACGGGCGGGGCGTCGATGCCGAGGACGGTGACGGCCGGGCGGGCCCAGAGCCGGTCGGCGACCGTACCGGTGCCGGTCAGGGCGGTGCCCTCGAGCACCTTGGCGTCGGCCCTGAACTGCTCCTCCGGGTACGCGACTCCGGGCCAGACCTGGTCGGACCGCAGGCCGTCCACGGCGACGTCGCCGTGCTCGTCGTGCAGCGAGGCGAGCACCTTGATCAGCGACTGCAGGGCGTCGGGGGCGGCGCCGCCGAAGGCCCCGGAGTGCAGGTTGCCCGCCAGGGTGGTGACGGTGACCGCGGCCTCGGTGATGCCGCGCAGGGTGGCGGTGACGGTCGGCAGGCCGGGGGCGAAGTTGCCGGTGTCGCCGATCACCACGACGTCGGCGGTGAGCAGTTCGGGGTGGGCGTGGGCGTACTGCTCCAGGCCGCCGGTGCCCTGCTCCTCCGAACCCTCCACGATCACCTTGAGCCCGACCGGGAAGCCGCCGTCCACCTGGCGCAGCGCTCGGAGGGCCGTCAGGTGCATCAGGATGTTGCCCTTGCAGTCGGCCGCGCCGCGCCCGTACCAGCGGCCGTCCCGCTCGGTCAGCTCGAAGGCGGGGGAGTGCCAGCCGGCTTCGTCCAGCGGCGGCTGCACGTCGTAGTGCGAGTACAGCAGCACCGTCGGCGCGCCCGCCGGGCCCGGCAGTTCGGCGTAGACCGACTGCGTGCCGTCCGGGGTGTCCAGCAGCCGAATCCCCGTCAGGCCCTCGGCGGCGAAGGCGTCGGCGACCCAGCGGGCCGCCTTCTCGCACTCCTCGACCGGGAACTGCCGGGGGTCGGCGACGGACTGGAAGGAGACCAGTTCGGCGAGCTCGGCCTTGGCCCGCGGCATCAGGGATCGGACGGCCGCGGCCAGGGACTGCTGAGTCATCGGTTCGCTCCGGTGGTGTGCGGATGAAATGGTGCTGTTCGGGATGGATCGATCATAGGCCCGCCTCTTTGCCCCGGGCTGGCTCCGCACCTGCTCATCGGCACTAGGATTGCTGTCCGTGACTGACTCCGGTAGCTCCCTCGGCCAGGACCGTATCGACCCGCCCGCCGCGCCCGGGCCGGACGCTGACGAAGTGTCGGACGGGCCAGACCCGTTGGCGGGTGTCTGGGACGTCGTGGTGGTCGGCGCCGGTCCGGCCGGGGCCTCCGCCGCGTACGGCGCGGCCCGGCAGGGGCGTCGGGTGCTGCTGCTCGACAAGGCCGAGCACCCCCGCTACAAGACCTGCGGCGGCGGCATCATCGGCCCGTCCCGGGACAGCCTGCCGGAGGACTTCAAGCTCCCGCTACAGGACCGGGTGTACGCCGTCACCTTCGCGCTCGGCGGCCGCTTCACCCGCACCCGGCGCTCCAAGCGGATGCTGTTCGGGTTGGTGAACCGGGACGAGTTCGACCTGCGCCTGGTGCAGTCGGCCGAGCAGGTCGGCGCGGTGCTGGTCACCGGCGTCACGGTGGCCGGGGTCGAGCAGCCGGCCGGCGCCGGCCGCACCGTCACCGTGACCACCTCGGACGGCCGCCGGATCGAGGCCCGCGCGGTGGTCGGCGCGGACGGCAGCGCCAGCCGGATCGGACGGCACGTCGGGGTGACCTTCGATCAGATCGACCTCGGGCTGGAGGCCGAGATCCCGGTCCCCGAGTCGGTGCTGCGCTACTGGCAGGGCCGGATCCACCTGGACTGGGGCCCGCTGCCCGGCTCCTACGGCTGGGTCTTCCCGAAGACCGAGTCCGGTTCGCTCACCGTCGGGGTGATCTCCGCGCGCGGAGACGGCGAGGCCACCAAGGGCTACCTCGCGGACTACATCCGGCAGTTGGGCCTGTCCGGCTTCACCCCGAGCATCGAGTCGGGCCACCTGACCCGGTGCCGGGCCGAGGACTCCCCGCTCTCCCGGGGCCGGGTGCTGGTCGCGGGCGACGCGGCCGGGCTGCTGGAGCCGTGGACCAGGGAGGGCATCTCGTACGCGCTGCGCTCCGGCCGGCTGGCGGGCGAGTGGGCGGTGAAGATCGCCGAGGCGGACGGTTCGGCGGACGTCCGGCGGCAGGCGCTGAACTACGCTTTCGCGATCAAGGCGGGCCTGGGCGTCGAGATGCGCGCGGGCAAGGTCATGCTGGGCGCCTTCGAGCGCCGGCCGCACCTGTTCCACGCCGCCGTCTGCCTGGTCGGACCGGCCTGGCGGGCGTTCGCCCGCACCACCCAGGGGCACACCACCTTCGCCCAGATCATGCGCGACTACCGTGCGGCCCGCCGGCTGGCCTCGATCGCGTCCCGCTGACGACGGTGGCCTCCTCCCGTCCGGGAGGAGGCCACCGTGCTCATGCTGGTGCGGCTCAGTAGCCGACCGCCTCGTACCGGCCGGTCTCGCGGTCGCGGAACACCCGGCCCGCCTTGCGCAGCTGTTCGAGGTCGCGGCGGACCGTGCGCGGGTCCGGGTGCTCGTAGTACGTCTCGCGCGCGCGGGTCCAGTCCCAGGTGCCGCCGCCCTTGCGCATGGCCTGGAACAGCTGCTCCCTGCGTTCGTTCGCGGACTTCGGTGCTTCGTTGTGCTCGTCGGTCATGAGGTCATTCTCTCGTGCCGGAGGGGATGCGTGCGCCCGCCGGGGTCAGGGCAGCCGGAGATCGACGTACGGCACCGTGTCCCCGGGCAGCAGATACCGCTCCTTCTCGACGAACCCCTGCGCCTCGGCGAACCGCAACCCGTCCCCGTTGGACTCCAGCACCACCGTCTCGATCACCCCCGCACCGAGCGACCGCGCGTACGCCAGGGTGTGCGCGAACAGCCGCGCGCCGATCCCCTGCCGCCGGTACGCCGGCAGCACCCGGGCGATCACGGTGGCGGTCCCGTCTGCGGGCGGCCGCACGGTCGAGCAGCCGACCAGGCTGTCCCCGAGGTACGCGACCTCGAGCCGGTTGCGCCCGGCCCGCTCGCGGATCTCGTCGAGCGACAGCGGGTCGGTCGGAATGATCAGATTGTGCACGTACTGCCAGTCCCGGAGACCGACATCACCACGCACCGGCTCGAAGCGAAGGTCGTCCATCGCAGCAGGAAACCCCGCCCACCCCGACCCGTCAACCACCTTTCGCCCCCGGAGCCGCCACCCATGAACGCCCCGCTCCCCGACGAGCACGCCCGCTACGCGGCCTACCTGGCGGCCTTCGCGGCCGTCCGACCCGAGGACGAGTTCGCCCTGGTGGCCACCGTGCTGCGCGACCCAGACCAGTCGATGGCGGAGTCCGCGGTGATCGAGCACATCGGGCACCGGGCGGCAGCCCTGCACGCCGGACCGGCCTTCGGCGCCTGGGCCGAGCAGATGGCCGCCGCGGTCGACCGGTACCCCTTCGCGCACCGGCGGATCCAGGAGTGGTCGCTCTGGTCGGCGGTGGCGCTCGACACCCCGTGGGACGCCGCCACCCTCGCCGAGGCGTCGAACTGGCTGCAGCTCCGGGTCGCCGAAACCGTCGCCTCCCGCGAGGCCCTGGCCGTGCTCGCCGAATCTGGACGGACCCGCCGGATCCGCAACATCGCCACCTCCCGCAGCCGGGCCCGCACCCTCACCGCCGTCGACAGCCACCGGGGCCGCTGACCGTCCGGCTGGCGGTCCGTCAGCGGGTGAGCTGCTGCGTACCGGCCCCGGGTCAGGTGCGGAGTTGGTCGCCGAGGGGGCTGCGGGCGTAGAGGACGAGGCGGCCGCTGCGGGTGCGGGTGACCAGGCGGGTGGCGTGCAGGACGGTGAGGTGTTGGCTGACGGCGCCGGGGGTGACGCCGAGGCGGGCGGCGAGTTCGGTGGTGGAGGTGGGTTCGTCGAGGAGGGCGAGCAGGCGGGCTTTGGGGGCGCCGAGGAGGAGTTCGAGGGCTTCGGGGGCGGGTGGGGGCTGGGGGGAGGGGGCCATGGTGGCCTGGCCGCGGGTGGGGTAGACGATCGAGGGCGGGTACTCGTCGCTGATCGAGGTGACGGCGCCGCGGACGAAGCAGCTGGGGGAGAAGACCAGGCCGCGCCGGGCCACCACCACCTCGGCGTCGCCGGAGGCCCAGTCCCGGTGGATGGTCAGCACGCCGTCGGCCCAGTCCAGCCGGCCGTCCAGGTCGGCGAACAGCGCGGCCGCGCCGCGTTCGGCGAGCATCCGGGAGCGGTGCAGGATGTCGGCCTGCAGGGCCGAGCGGGCCCGCGGCCACCAGGCGGGGGCGAGGCAGCGGTCCCAGTACGCGGCGAGGGCGTCGGCGATCTCGGCGAGCAGCCCGGCCGGGTCGGCCGCCAGGCCGGCCGCGAGCGGTGGGGGCAGCCGCCGGTCGTGCGGCAGGTGGGAGCGGGCCAGCTCGGTCGCCAGCCGTTCCGGCGGCAGGGCC
This genomic interval from Kitasatospora gansuensis contains the following:
- a CDS encoding thioredoxin family protein is translated as MTGLLVCAVVLVLASGFGLLRARRDGRLRVRAKDGAVVLTTGDLGAELGERATLVQFSSAFCQPCRATRRVLAEVVGLVPGVAHVEVDAEEQLDLVRRLDILRTPTVLVLDAGGREVRRASGQPRRADVIAALGEAI
- a CDS encoding electron transfer flavoprotein subunit alpha/FixB family protein, whose amino-acid sequence is MAEILVLVDHADGVVRKPALELLTLARRIGEPSAVVLGAGAAATDIAAKAAEYGAAKVYTADGAEFTDQLVVPKVDALTQIATAANAGAVLVTSSGEGKEIAARVALRLGSGIITDAVDLEAGTDGSPVATQSVFAASFQVKSKVSHGTPVITVKPNSTTPEAAPAAGTVETASVEFTGNAATVTARTPRVSSGRPELTEAAIVVSGGRGVGAAEGFAVVEDLADALGAAVGASRAAVDAGWYPHTNQVGQTGKQVSPQLYVAAGISGAIQHRAGMQTSKTIVAINKDPEAPIFELVDYGVVGDLFTVLPQLTTEVKTRKG
- a CDS encoding geranylgeranyl reductase family protein, coding for MTDSGSSLGQDRIDPPAAPGPDADEVSDGPDPLAGVWDVVVVGAGPAGASAAYGAARQGRRVLLLDKAEHPRYKTCGGGIIGPSRDSLPEDFKLPLQDRVYAVTFALGGRFTRTRRSKRMLFGLVNRDEFDLRLVQSAEQVGAVLVTGVTVAGVEQPAGAGRTVTVTTSDGRRIEARAVVGADGSASRIGRHVGVTFDQIDLGLEAEIPVPESVLRYWQGRIHLDWGPLPGSYGWVFPKTESGSLTVGVISARGDGEATKGYLADYIRQLGLSGFTPSIESGHLTRCRAEDSPLSRGRVLVAGDAAGLLEPWTREGISYALRSGRLAGEWAVKIAEADGSADVRRQALNYAFAIKAGLGVEMRAGKVMLGAFERRPHLFHAAVCLVGPAWRAFARTTQGHTTFAQIMRDYRAARRLASIASR
- a CDS encoding DUF4184 family protein codes for the protein MPFTLSHPAAVLPLLDGTRARGPLIAAGLVAGSMAPDVPFFADSLLRGCYGFGAVTHRWWAVPTVDVLIAGGLTWWWYGLVRPGQYDRGGYGWFAVSAAIGAATHVGWDSFTHEGRAGVRAFPFLNTELAGLPLYTALQYGSSALGLALLARHRPAAPALPRTAVAGLALATAAGVLHRLARRERGLIAELCFGAGAGLAAGLTVHALGVRAARRARGQEGEPAFSAA
- a CDS encoding NUDIX hydrolase; the protein is MIVWVNGTFGAGKTSACRELVELLPGSVLYDPELVGYGLRHILPADRMATVSDFQDLASWRRLVPEVAAALLAEVPGPLVVPMTLLREDYRDEIFGGLAARGLAVHHFVLDPAETILQERIENRDDCPGDPPASARVRAWCREHLPQYRLARRWLSRDAQLVDTEGLTPRQTAEHLAALVKDGVAVCPIVQSADTTGDTVAAAVLLFDDQDRVLLVDPVYKPGWEFPGGVVERGEAPTDAALRETTEELGLRLEPTALRLLAVDWEPRTGPRRGGLRLMYDGGHLDAHARSALRLPAEELRGWRFVTLDEAATLLPPTRLRRLAAALDARVSGELRYLEAGLRAAVGAPTPR
- a CDS encoding MFS transporter; its protein translation is MSRPSRGSASYRAVLTLPHAPKLFTAAMLARLSYGVIGLPLLLALYEGTGSYAVAGTVAGLFGLVTALLGPARARLVERRPGALTWLSVSYTLLLAALATACAVHVPSPLLAALAVLTGAFPPPVGPLMRTLWGRLAADEAQRQSALSLDTAAESTVFALGPLLGGFLVAALGAPAAVGACTLLVLVGFGLLASALRGASMSVRPAAKRSGSPLRAKGFGPLLLPVLGTAAAFTVFEIAIVAARGTVTAGVLTTLFAVGGVLGGLVYGGYRWRGALRHRPVLLVAAAACCYAVPALDVLPATAAAALFAGACADVLLITAYQLVEELVPEGSRTEAGAWVNTAYNLGSAFGAAAGGVLVDRAGPTTAFGGTAGALACCAVVGAVLALGTVRRRTAPAAA
- a CDS encoding acyl-CoA synthetase, which codes for MGLLTALEGGHGDAADALRIDGRPLSWEQLLGAATAVADRVAGAPALAVLAGPTAETVVATVGGLLAGVPVVPLPPDSGPKERAHILRDSGATLLALPVGASAPDGIEPLPVELTARSSSTYAEPGVEGTAFVLYTSGTTGAPKGAVIRRGAVAADLDALAAAWQWTAEDTLVHGLPLFHVHGLVLGVLGALRTGSRLVHTGRPTPGAYAKAGGSLYFGVPTVWSRIAADEPSARALATARLLVSGSAPLPTPVFDRIAALTGQAPIERYGMTESLITVSTRADGERRPGSVGLPLDGVRTRLVAEDGGPVPPDGETVGELQVAGPTLFSGYLNRPDADAESWTADGWFRTGDVATIGPDGFHRIVGRASVDLIKSGGYRIGAGEVEAALRDHPAVADAAVIGAPDQDLGQAVVAFVIADGAVTGDQLSAFVAERLSVHKRPRRVVLVDELPRNAMGKVLKKQLLELS
- a CDS encoding dipeptidase, encoding MTQQSLAAAVRSLMPRAKAELAELVSFQSVADPRQFPVEECEKAARWVADAFAAEGLTGIRLLDTPDGTQSVYAELPGPAGAPTVLLYSHYDVQPPLDEAGWHSPAFELTERDGRWYGRGAADCKGNILMHLTALRALRQVDGGFPVGLKVIVEGSEEQGTGGLEQYAHAHPELLTADVVVIGDTGNFAPGLPTVTATLRGITEAAVTVTTLAGNLHSGAFGGAAPDALQSLIKVLASLHDEHGDVAVDGLRSDQVWPGVAYPEEQFRADAKVLEGTALTGTGTVADRLWARPAVTVLGIDAPPVIGATSSVHSTARARVSLRIPPGMELGTAQEALEAHLLAAVPLGAHAEVERLGGGSPFSADTTGPAYEAMGAAMQDAFGTPMVASGEGGSIPLCNTLHTLYPTAEIILIGVEDPTTQIHAVNESVDPSELERMALTEALFLRNYAALKAGSPS
- a CDS encoding electron transfer flavoprotein subunit beta/FixA family protein — protein: MSLRIVVCVKYVPDATGDRRFADDTTTDRDAVDGLLSELDEYGVEQALRIAETHGDAEVTVLTVGPDDAKDALRKALSMGADKAVHVNDDDIHGTDVIGTSAIIAKALETTGYDLVVCGMASTDGTMGVLPALLAERLGVPQATLLSEVTLDGTTVTGRRDGDAATEQISAPLPAVISVTDQSGEARYPSFKGIMAAKKKPVTSLDLDDLGIDADTVGLTGAWTAVETITARPARTAGTIVKDEGEGGKALAAYLVEQKFI